TCCGGGAATCCCGGCAGCCGCTTCCTGGGCGATGATGGTGCTGATAACCAGGGATATCAGTTGGTTATCTAACATTTGACATTCTTACCCAGTTTGTTATGCTTAACGGGCTTTAACGGATGGAGGACTTATGGATGCCGACACGTCACTGACCACCGATCTCACTTTGCTCGCGAGCGATCCGAAGCTGTGGCTGATTCTGACCTTCTATTTCCTGCCGACTCTGTTGGCCGCGTGGAATAAGAGCGCCACTCTGCCCCTCTGCTTTTGGGTCAATCTTCTGGCCGGGTGGACACTGATCGGATGGATCGCTGCCGCTCTTCTCTCGCTCGCTCCGAGCAAAAACGATATGGCATACCGCAACCGGGTGAGGCAAGCGAAAGACGACTTCTACCTTCGCGAGGCGGAGAAGTCCCTCAGCACGCCGCCGGCTCCGTAATCAGAACGCAGAGAACGGCGTCCCAGCCGTCGATGGCGTCCCACGCGGTCTTTGAGACGCACTGGTAGGTCGCGCCGTTGAACACGATCTGATCGCCCGACACATCCCGGGCCACGTCGATGACGTTGCGCTGCAAGTAGACGTTCACGTAGCTCCGCTGGAGTTCCAGGCCGTACCGCTCGTAGAGGTCGCGGGGGACCGGTTGGACGCTCCCGTAGAAAGTAACCGGCGGGGCATAAGTGGTGACGTATTGCCCGACGTCGTTCGGGGTGCGGAATTGGTAGGCGTAATACTGAAAACACTGCTTCCCGAGGACGCGGAAGGCCATCCCCAAGATATTCGCGCCGGGAATCATTTCGTTTCGGTCGTATGCGTCAGGGTTGTAATCATGAGCTTTGAGTCGATTAACGGTTTGTCTGATGTTCCGCTTGCCAATTGGTAGCCGGGCTGGCGAACACGCGCGGCGGCTTCGCCGACGGTCGCGCCGGTGATTTTCAGAGCCGGGTTCTTGTGCTTCATCGCGCGGAGTTCCAAGGTGATGGGTGAGAGCGGCGGGGATGTGATCTGGTTAATCGTTTCTTTCACGTCCTCCTGGGCTCGTTCCCCGAGGCCGTCCATCACTGCGAACGCTGTGAGTGAACCTTTCAGGACGGCTTTCGCACCCTGAGCGGCGTACTGTTTCCAGTTGTTTTCTTCCGTAGCGATCGTCGGCCGGAAGAACGGGCGGGGTGGGATCGGACCGTGACCGAATCCTGAACGGATGCTACAAGGGCGACAGGCGTTCCGTCCTCGTAGGTTGCTGATGGAAACCAGCCGACGCGCGTTTCGATTCCCGAGAGTTCTTTCAGTCTCGCGGCCAGCGTCTCGAACGCCTTGGGGTTGCCGCGTTGACTTCCATTACCAGCCGTTCCCGAACCGGAACCGGCTTGCCCCGGAACACTCGTCGTGACGTAGAAGCCGCCGCCGAAACTACCTGTAACAGCGCGAGTAACTGCTGCCCGTAGGGGCTCGATTGCAGCCAATACTGCCACGCGTTCGGTGCCGGAGGCGGTTCCAGGGTCACGCTGATCTTGTCGATCGTCGCACCGGTCATCACCCGGAGTGTTTCCCGCCGCAATCTGCGCGTTGAGGTAGAGGAGGTGGGCCGTCATCTGGTTGAGGCCAGCGTCTGCTGGGCCACGGTCATGCCGCCCGTGTAGCACCGCCTTTGCGGTTGCTGACATACGCGTCGCCGTGTCCCAGTAGATCTGGGTCATCGCGGCCGGGTAGAGGACCGTGTTGGCGTACGCCGGGAAGAGTGACCGGAAGGCCGAATCGTTGTACTGGATGCAGCCCACCGGAACCTCCGTTTACGCGGCCTTCTTCTTGTTCGCCATCGGTTTGATGGTTTCCTTTTTGTCGTCGTCCTTGAAGTCCTGGGGGATGACCGGACAGGCGTCGGTCTTGGGATCGTGGGTGATCATCTCCGCCGCCGCTACTTCCGGATTCACCTCGGCCTTGCGGACGGTGATGTACCCTTTGGTCATGTGCTGTTTAAAGTGCAAGTCGTCCTTCAGCCAGTCCATGTCCTCGTCGGAAACGGCGGTGTGGACGCCCAGCGGCGTGCCCAGGTGTTCTGATGCATGCCCGACCCGCCTTTGATCAGGACGGACCGTTCCGCGATGTTGAGGTCCTTCTGTGGGGCCTGGCGGTACTTGATGTAGCGAGTCGAGTTCGCCATCGTGTTGAAGACGTGAAACATACTGGAATCCTTTTGCTGTTTTAGATGCCGGTCGCGCGGTAGACGGCGTAAGGCCGCTTACACATCACGCCCGCCGTGGCGTTCGAGTAGTCTTCCTCGTAGCCCTTCGGGAGCTGCTGAACACCCAGCACCTGGAACTTGGCGGGGACGAGTTGGGCGAAGGTGCGGCCGTCGTCGGTCGACAGGTCGTTGACCGCGTCCGCGTACAGGTAGAACACGTTCGCGCCGCCGTTGGCGCCGTTCAACTGGGGGGCCGACACGATGCGGGTCTTCTTGTACGTCTGGGTCAACCAGTCGCGCACCGAGATGCCGAAGTCCGAGGTCACCGACAGGTAGTCCACGCAATCCGTCGGAAGCCCCAGGGTCAGGGCGGTCGTTTCGGGATCGATGGTGTCCTGCGATTGGGTGCGGAGGCCGACGATCGCGGTCCGGATGTCGGCGCAGATTTCGAGGAAGGTCTTTGTCGACCACAAGGTGGAACTGCCGGTGCCGGTGGCGGCCACGGTGACGTAGGCCGGTAAGCCGGGATCGTTCAGGAAGCCGTAGGTAAAGTTGTTTCCCGAGTTATAACCGTAGAAGCCCACCGCATTCCGCTGCTGCTCCAGGGCCAGACCGGCCGACTCGCGCTTCGATTCCGCGCTGTTGACCATAATGCGAGCGGCACGCTTCTCTTCCAAGTTGCCGACCCGCATGCCGAGCTCGAAGCGGACGACGGTCCGCGTCACCCAGTTCTCGTTCCAGCTGGACAGGGGTACGTTGGTCAGGTCGCCGTACGGCACCGCGGAACCGGTGTTTTCGATGATGCCCTGGACGACTTCTTCGTCCTCCCAACTCCCGGCGGTGTTAATGCCGATGAACTCGTCGATCTTGCGGGCGGCCGTCATCACCTTGACGAAGCCGGGCAGGAACTGCTGGAGGAACTGCAACTGCACGGGAATGCTGGCCTGGGTCACGTTACCCTGGATCGAGTCCATGCCGAAGCCGGCGTCGATGATCTTGTCGAGGCCGCCGATGCCGATGCGGTGCAGGTCCTCATAGTCTTCGACGTTGCGGAAGATCAGCGGTCGGACGCTCTTGCCGTCCAACGCGGAGTGGGTGATGGTTTGCATTGAGGTGTCTCCTGATGTGGGTTGAACGGTTAGTTAGTCAACTTGATGACGGCGAGGCCGCCGGTGGTGTTGGTCGTGTAGCGGTCGACCACGCAATTCGGCACGAACAGGTTGGACGGGCCGGTCATAGCCTCTGGGCTGCCCGAGGATGCGACCGTCTGGCCGCTGGTGTTGAGCGTGTAGGTGCCGGTGCCGCCGGTGCCACTACCGAACGCGGTAATGACCGTGTTCGGCGCGACTCCAGTGCCGAACACCTGCTGGCCGATGAGCACTTCACCGGAAGTCAGCGTGGCGATGTGGAGGGTGTCCACGCCGGCCGAAGTCGTGATGTAGGCTGCGGATGCCGCGAACGCCGGGGCGGTTGGTTGGCCGCGGTCATGGCGGTCGCCGAGCCCACCGTCTGGCTCACGCTGATCGTGTACGTGCCGGTGTAGCCCGTACCCGTCCCCAGCGCGGTGATCCGGGTGCCCGGGGTGACGCCGGTGCCGGAGATCAACTGGCCGACCGCGAGTTGGCCCGCAGAAACGGCGGACACGGTGAGGGTGGTCGTGCTGATCGTGCCGGTGAAGCTGGTGGTCGGCGTGATGCTGTTCAGGTTGCCGGTGAGCGGGTCGTAGGTCACCAGGTCGCCCACGTTCGCCGGGCCGGGCAGGTTAACGAAGAAGTACCCCATGTTGGCCAGGAACCCGATCGAGTTGTCGGGCAGGGTGATGGTGGGGTTCAACGGACCGTTGGTCGTGCCGTACGAAGCGTAGTCCTTCGAGTTCACGAGGATACCGGCGAAGATGCCGGAGCCGCCCACGGTGGCAGTACCCGCCAGGGCGCTGTTGGTGGTCGGTTCGGGGTTGCCGCCGCTGGTGACGGTG
This is a stretch of genomic DNA from Fimbriiglobus ruber. It encodes these proteins:
- a CDS encoding superinfection immunity protein, which translates into the protein MDADTSLTTDLTLLASDPKLWLILTFYFLPTLLAAWNKSATLPLCFWVNLLAGWTLIGWIAAALLSLAPSKNDMAYRNRVRQAKDDFYLREAEKSLSTPPAP
- a CDS encoding phage collar protein, encoding MAFRVLGKQCFQYYAYQFRTPNDVGQYVTTYAPPVTFYGSVQPVPRDLYERYGLELQRSYVNVYLQRNVIDVARDVSGDQIVFNGATYQCVSKTAWDAIDGWDAVLCVLITEPAAC
- a CDS encoding structural cement protein Gp24, which translates into the protein MSAATFQSTVNIWSTLGVVGDMAFDGPLRATPFNLFSNGTPNIIGNAFTVTSGGNPEPTTNSALAGTATVGGSGIFAGILVNSKDYASYGTTNGPLNPTITLPDNSIGFLANMGYFFVNLPGPANVGDLVTYDPLTGNLNSITPTTSFTGTISTTTLTVSAVSAGQLAVGQLISGTGVTPGTRITALGTGTGYTGTYTISVSQTVGSATAMTAANQPPRRSRHPQPTSRLRPAWTPSTSPR
- a CDS encoding major capsid family protein — protein: MQTITHSALDGKSVRPLIFRNVEDYEDLHRIGIGGLDKIIDAGFGMDSIQGNVTQASIPVQLQFLQQFLPGFVKVMTAARKIDEFIGINTAGSWEDEEVVQGIIENTGSAVPYGDLTNVPLSSWNENWVTRTVVRFELGMRVGNLEEKRAARIMVNSAESKRESAGLALEQQRNAVGFYGYNSGNNFTYGFLNDPGLPAYVTVAATGTGSSTLWSTKTFLEICADIRTAIVGLRTQSQDTIDPETTALTLGLPTDCVDYLSVTSDFGISVRDWLTQTYKKTRIVSAPQLNGANGGANVFYLYADAVNDLSTDDGRTFAQLVPAKFQVLGVQQLPKGYEEDYSNATAGVMCKRPYAVYRATGI